A window of the Dongshaea marina genome harbors these coding sequences:
- a CDS encoding ABC transporter substrate-binding protein, translating to MISNKKAVLTSLLAGTMAMGLSSATFAADVPAGVKLAKVQEMVRNNGSEPQTLDPQKLQGNPGSNVALDLFEGLVTPGPQGQILPGVAKSWETKDNKTFIFHLRKDARWSNGETVTADDFVFAWRRLVNPATGANYAYYLGLAGVKNADAISDGKKKPDTLGVSAPDPHTLRVVLEKPVPYFVNMLTYPALSPTPAKVIKKWGDKWTRPEHIVSNGAYKLKGWVVNGHIDLVRNPDYWNNKKTVINKVRFLPIADPNAALNRYMAGELDMTYTVPLEQFHKLKKEYPNQLKVVGQIATYYYAFNTKKKPFDDARVRKALSYAIDRNAITKYILGQGQLPAYTFTPDMTEGFTPPKLKWADWTQAERNKKAQQLLKEAGYDKQHPLTLTILYNTSDNHKKIAIAIASMWKQTLGVNAKLENQEWKTFLQTRQQGGYEVAREGWIADYNEPSAMLSQLQCGIGTNDTGFCDSNYDKVMHEAAASTNAQQRSKFYDMAEQIIAKEMPIAPVYQYVVPRMVKPYVGGYPHNPMDNILDKDLYIKAH from the coding sequence ATGATATCAAACAAAAAAGCAGTGTTAACCTCACTCCTGGCAGGAACGATGGCGATGGGGCTTAGTTCAGCAACTTTTGCTGCCGATGTTCCCGCCGGGGTCAAACTTGCTAAGGTTCAGGAGATGGTTCGTAACAACGGGAGTGAGCCACAGACTCTCGATCCCCAAAAGCTCCAGGGTAATCCTGGTTCAAATGTAGCCCTGGACCTGTTTGAGGGGCTGGTCACGCCAGGGCCCCAGGGGCAGATCCTTCCCGGAGTGGCGAAAAGCTGGGAGACTAAGGATAACAAGACCTTTATCTTTCACCTGCGCAAAGATGCCAGGTGGAGTAATGGTGAGACTGTGACCGCCGATGACTTTGTGTTTGCCTGGCGGCGCCTGGTGAACCCTGCGACCGGGGCGAACTATGCCTATTATCTTGGGTTAGCTGGGGTCAAGAATGCCGATGCCATCTCGGATGGCAAGAAAAAACCGGACACCCTGGGGGTTTCTGCGCCCGATCCCCATACTCTCAGGGTGGTTCTGGAAAAACCGGTCCCCTATTTTGTGAATATGCTGACCTATCCAGCCCTGTCTCCAACGCCAGCTAAGGTGATCAAAAAGTGGGGAGATAAGTGGACCCGTCCCGAGCATATCGTCAGTAATGGTGCCTATAAGCTCAAGGGTTGGGTAGTGAACGGACACATAGATCTGGTGCGTAACCCAGATTACTGGAATAACAAGAAGACGGTGATCAACAAGGTACGCTTCCTGCCGATCGCCGATCCCAATGCGGCACTGAATCGCTATATGGCCGGTGAGCTGGATATGACCTATACGGTTCCTCTGGAGCAGTTCCACAAGCTTAAGAAAGAGTACCCTAACCAGCTTAAGGTGGTTGGGCAGATTGCCACCTATTATTACGCCTTCAATACCAAGAAAAAGCCGTTCGATGATGCGAGAGTACGTAAGGCGCTCTCCTATGCGATCGATCGTAACGCCATCACCAAGTACATTCTCGGCCAGGGACAGCTGCCGGCTTATACCTTCACCCCGGATATGACTGAAGGCTTTACTCCACCAAAGCTCAAGTGGGCCGACTGGACTCAGGCTGAGCGTAATAAGAAAGCCCAGCAGCTTCTCAAGGAGGCTGGGTATGACAAGCAGCATCCTCTGACCCTGACCATACTGTACAACACCAGCGATAACCATAAGAAGATAGCGATCGCCATCGCTTCGATGTGGAAGCAGACCCTGGGAGTCAATGCCAAGCTGGAAAACCAGGAGTGGAAGACCTTCCTGCAGACCCGTCAACAGGGAGGCTATGAGGTGGCTCGTGAGGGATGGATCGCAGATTACAACGAGCCTTCGGCGATGCTGAGCCAGCTTCAGTGTGGTATCGGCACCAATGACACCGGCTTCTGCGATTCCAACTATGACAAGGTGATGCACGAAGCGGCTGCCAGCACCAACGCACAGCAACGTAGCAAGTTCTATGATATGGCCGAGCAGATCATCGCCAAGGAGATGCCGATCGCTCCTGTCTACCAGTATGTGGTGCCGCGGATGGTGAAGCCTTATGTGGGAGGGTATCCGCATAATCCGATGGATAACATCCTGGATAAGGATCTCTACATCAAGGCTCATTAA
- the oppB gene encoding oligopeptide ABC transporter permease OppB, with the protein MLRFIFKRILEAIPTLLILITVSFFMMRLAPGNPFSSERALPPAIMHNIEAKYGLDKPMYQQYFNYLGGLLKGDFGPSFKYQDYSVNDLVKAALPVSVKIGLCAFVMAIVLGVLLGMCAALKQNSWLDYLLMSFSMTGVVIPSFVVAPILVWIFAIWLKWLPAGGWNGGALPYLVLPVIGMGLAYIAYIARVMRGSMIEVLHSNYIRTAKAKGLSMRYIIVRHALRPALLPVVSFLGPAFVGIITGSVVIETIFGLPGIGQLFVNGALNRDYSMVLGITILIGFLTITFNAIVDILYALIDPKIRY; encoded by the coding sequence ATGCTGCGTTTTATTTTTAAACGGATCCTTGAAGCGATTCCGACCTTATTGATCCTCATTACCGTGTCGTTTTTCATGATGCGACTTGCCCCGGGCAACCCCTTTTCTTCTGAGCGTGCTCTGCCGCCGGCGATCATGCACAACATTGAAGCCAAGTATGGGCTGGATAAGCCCATGTACCAGCAGTACTTCAACTATCTTGGAGGGCTTCTCAAGGGAGATTTTGGTCCCTCGTTTAAATACCAGGATTACAGTGTCAACGATCTGGTGAAAGCCGCTTTGCCGGTTTCGGTGAAGATCGGCCTGTGTGCCTTTGTGATGGCGATTGTGCTGGGGGTGTTACTCGGGATGTGCGCCGCCCTCAAGCAAAACAGTTGGCTCGACTACCTGCTGATGTCATTTTCGATGACGGGGGTGGTGATCCCAAGCTTTGTGGTTGCACCGATTCTGGTCTGGATCTTCGCCATCTGGCTAAAGTGGCTTCCCGCCGGAGGCTGGAATGGCGGAGCCTTACCCTACCTGGTGCTGCCTGTCATAGGCATGGGGCTTGCCTATATCGCCTATATCGCCCGGGTAATGCGCGGCAGCATGATTGAGGTGCTGCACTCCAACTATATCCGCACCGCCAAGGCCAAGGGGTTGTCGATGCGCTACATCATAGTGCGCCATGCCCTGCGTCCGGCGCTGCTGCCCGTGGTCTCCTTCCTGGGGCCTGCCTTTGTCGGAATTATTACCGGCTCCGTGGTGATTGAGACCATCTTTGGCCTTCCCGGGATTGGTCAGCTTTTTGTCAATGGAGCACTCAATCGTGATTACTCCATGGTGCTGGGTATCACCATATTGATCGGTTTTCTGACCATCACCTTTAATGCCATCGTCGATATTCTGTATGCCCTGATCGACCCCAAGATCCGTTATTGA
- the oppC gene encoding oligopeptide ABC transporter permease OppC yields the protein MMVSKSKKEAVANFSAELEVKGRSLWQDAMKRFMRNKAAMVSLVILVVVLLLVIFGPYLSQFSFDATDWAAMNAAPSWASGHYFGTDSLGRDLFVRTLMGGRISMMVGILGALVAVLIGILYGATSGFLGGRTDQIMMRLVDLLYSIPFMFFVILLVTFFGRNIILIFVAIGAISWLDVARIVRGQTLSIKGKEFIEAAHVCGVSKWKMITRHIVPNVVGVVAVYATLLVPSLIMTEAFLSFLGLGVQEPMTSWGSLLNDGSKTMEVAIWQLIFPALFMVITLFCFNFIGDGLRDALDPKDR from the coding sequence ATGATGGTAAGTAAATCAAAAAAAGAGGCGGTGGCTAACTTTTCCGCTGAACTGGAGGTAAAAGGTCGCAGCCTGTGGCAGGATGCGATGAAGCGCTTCATGCGCAACAAGGCAGCCATGGTGAGCCTGGTGATCCTGGTTGTGGTGTTGCTGCTGGTTATTTTTGGACCCTACCTGAGTCAGTTCAGCTTTGATGCAACGGATTGGGCGGCGATGAATGCGGCCCCAAGCTGGGCGAGTGGCCACTATTTTGGTACCGACTCCCTAGGAAGAGATCTGTTTGTTCGAACCCTGATGGGCGGGAGGATCTCCATGATGGTTGGGATCCTGGGTGCCCTGGTCGCGGTGTTGATCGGGATCCTCTATGGTGCGACCTCGGGTTTTCTTGGGGGACGGACCGATCAGATCATGATGCGACTGGTGGATCTTCTCTATTCAATCCCCTTCATGTTCTTTGTGATCCTGCTGGTGACCTTTTTCGGGCGTAACATCATCCTGATCTTCGTGGCGATCGGTGCCATCTCCTGGCTGGATGTGGCGCGTATCGTTCGGGGGCAGACCCTGTCCATTAAGGGGAAGGAGTTCATTGAGGCGGCCCATGTATGTGGGGTCAGCAAGTGGAAGATGATCACCCGTCACATAGTTCCCAATGTGGTGGGGGTGGTCGCCGTTTATGCAACCCTGCTGGTTCCGAGCCTCATCATGACCGAGGCCTTCCTGAGCTTTCTGGGCTTGGGGGTTCAGGAGCCGATGACCAGTTGGGGCTCTTTGCTCAATGATGGCTCCAAGACCATGGAGGTTGCGATTTGGCAGCTGATCTTCCCGGCCCTGTTTATGGTGATCACTCTGTTTTGTTTTAATTTTATCGGGGATGGTCTGCGTGACGCCCTGGACCCGAAAGATCGCTGA
- the oppD gene encoding oligopeptide ABC transporter ATP-binding protein OppD has translation MNQSVNEQLLSVRDLRVAFDTEDGQVVAVNNLNFELKAGETLGIVGESGSGKSQTAFSLMGLLAKNGIVTGSAEFNGQQILGLSPRELNHIRAEQIAMIFQDPMTSLNPYMKVGKQLMEVLMLHKGMTRKEAYAESVKMLDAVHMPEARKRMNMYPHEFSGGMRQRVMIAMALLCRPKLLIADEPTTALDVTVQAQIMELLNELKHEFNTAIIMITHDLGVVAGVCDRVLVMYAGRTMEYGTVDDIFYRPSHPYTEGLLQSVPRIDTDGDILSTIPGNPPNPLALPPGCPFQDRCHRVMDGCRVDAPQLLPFADKRLRACHWDWESK, from the coding sequence ATGAATCAGTCTGTGAATGAACAACTGCTGAGCGTGCGCGATCTTCGGGTAGCCTTTGATACCGAGGATGGTCAGGTCGTCGCCGTGAATAACCTTAATTTTGAGCTCAAGGCGGGGGAGACCCTGGGAATCGTCGGGGAGTCCGGCTCGGGTAAGAGTCAGACCGCCTTCTCGCTGATGGGCCTTCTGGCTAAAAACGGAATCGTCACCGGCAGCGCCGAGTTTAATGGCCAACAGATCCTGGGGCTTAGCCCCAGGGAGCTTAATCATATCCGCGCCGAACAGATCGCGATGATCTTTCAGGATCCCATGACCTCGCTGAACCCCTATATGAAGGTGGGTAAGCAGCTGATGGAAGTGCTAATGCTGCATAAGGGCATGACCCGGAAAGAGGCCTATGCCGAATCCGTAAAGATGCTTGATGCGGTGCATATGCCAGAGGCACGCAAACGGATGAACATGTACCCCCATGAGTTTTCCGGAGGGATGCGCCAGCGGGTGATGATTGCGATGGCCCTGCTATGTCGGCCCAAGCTGCTGATCGCCGATGAGCCGACCACGGCCCTGGACGTGACGGTACAGGCGCAGATCATGGAGCTTTTGAATGAGCTCAAGCATGAGTTTAATACCGCGATCATCATGATCACCCATGATCTGGGGGTGGTGGCCGGGGTCTGTGACCGGGTGCTGGTGATGTATGCCGGGCGAACCATGGAGTATGGCACGGTGGATGATATCTTCTATCGCCCCTCTCACCCCTATACCGAGGGGTTGTTGCAGTCGGTGCCACGCATCGATACCGATGGGGACATCCTGTCGACCATACCGGGCAATCCACCAAACCCTCTGGCTTTGCCTCCGGGCTGTCCCTTCCAGGACCGTTGTCACCGGGTGATGGATGGTTGCCGGGTCGATGCTCCGCAGCTGTTACCCTTTGCGGATAAGAGGTTGCGTGCCTGCCACTGGGATTGGGAGAGTAAGTGA
- the oppF gene encoding murein tripeptide/oligopeptide ABC transporter ATP binding protein OppF, whose amino-acid sequence MSEDKKLLLEVQDLKVHFDIRSGKSWPWTPPNKLKAVDGVTLRLYEGETLGVVGESGCGKSTFVRGIIGLVPTTAGKVVWLGQDLTELSEREMREKRQEIQMIFQDPLASLNPRMTIGDIIAEPLRTFYPKMPKQQVKDKVKAMMMKVGLLPNVINRYPHEFSGGQCQRIGIARALILEPKMVICDEPVSALDVSIQAQVVNLLKDLQKEMGLSLIFIAHDLSVVRHISDRVLVMYLGNEMELGEVNSLFENPLHPYTRALMSAVPIPDPKLERNKEIQLLEGDLPSPINPPRAVFFEPAAPSPGQSVPRPTPCWREASSTRFPASRSIRFKSQPVQVIRTRRIMDAPFLLLLLKVLLVALIARGKVFGCAAIGENLL is encoded by the coding sequence ATGAGTGAAGATAAGAAGTTATTACTCGAGGTTCAGGATCTGAAGGTCCATTTTGATATCCGCAGTGGTAAGAGCTGGCCCTGGACTCCTCCCAATAAGCTCAAGGCTGTCGATGGCGTCACTTTGCGACTCTATGAGGGTGAGACCCTGGGGGTGGTAGGTGAGTCTGGTTGTGGTAAGTCCACCTTCGTGCGTGGCATCATTGGCCTGGTGCCAACGACCGCTGGCAAGGTGGTCTGGCTGGGTCAGGATCTCACCGAGCTCAGTGAGCGAGAGATGCGCGAGAAGCGCCAGGAGATCCAGATGATATTTCAGGATCCACTGGCCTCCTTGAATCCCCGGATGACGATCGGGGATATCATCGCCGAGCCTCTTCGTACCTTCTATCCAAAGATGCCTAAGCAGCAGGTGAAGGATAAGGTTAAAGCGATGATGATGAAGGTGGGCCTGCTGCCGAACGTCATTAACCGTTACCCTCACGAGTTTTCCGGTGGTCAGTGTCAGAGGATCGGCATCGCGCGGGCCCTGATCCTGGAGCCGAAGATGGTGATCTGTGATGAGCCGGTCTCGGCCCTGGATGTGTCGATTCAGGCCCAGGTGGTGAACCTGCTCAAGGATCTGCAAAAAGAGATGGGGCTGTCTCTTATCTTTATCGCTCATGATCTCTCGGTGGTTCGTCACATCTCGGATCGGGTGCTGGTGATGTATCTGGGGAATGAGATGGAGCTTGGAGAGGTCAACAGTCTGTTTGAAAACCCGCTCCACCCCTATACCAGGGCCCTGATGTCAGCGGTGCCGATTCCGGATCCCAAGCTTGAGCGTAACAAGGAGATCCAGCTATTGGAGGGTGATCTGCCATCTCCGATCAATCCCCCTCGGGCTGTGTTTTTCGAACCCGCTGCCCCATCGCCGGGCCAGAGTGTGCCAAGACCAACCCCATGCTGGAGGGAAGCTTCAAGCACGCGGTTTCCTGCCTCAAGGTCGATCCGCTTTAAATCACAGCCTGTTCAGGTCATCAGGACAAGGCGCATCATGGATGCGCCTTTTTTATTGCTTCTGTTGAAGGTGCTGCTGGTTGCTTTGATAGCACGGGGCAAGGTATTTGGCTGCGCCGCCATCGGCGAAAACCTCCTTTAA
- a CDS encoding substrate-binding periplasmic protein encodes MGLVLSTSLRAETVRITNGEWPPLTSQTLPHSGILSKIITDAFASQGVRVEYGFFPWKRSYVLARAGVWDGTAGWSRKAEREKYFYYSDPIYFTQKNFFYLKELGEIQWSKLSELNPYRIGATLEFNYGPEFDSAVEQKAIRVSWRPSDEANMKRLHDGKIDLFPQELCVGYYQIQLLFPNDSHRFTHTRQTLLKNAYHLLLSKKIPQNATRIKMFNQGLKEVFADGGAAKYLAPCYQSNQQHLQQKQ; translated from the coding sequence GTGGGACTCGTACTATCAACTAGCCTTCGAGCAGAAACGGTTCGGATCACTAATGGTGAATGGCCTCCCCTCACCTCACAAACCCTGCCCCATAGCGGAATTCTCTCAAAGATCATCACAGATGCCTTTGCCAGCCAGGGGGTTCGGGTTGAGTATGGTTTCTTCCCCTGGAAGCGCTCCTATGTCCTGGCCAGGGCCGGAGTATGGGACGGCACCGCCGGCTGGAGCCGCAAGGCTGAGCGAGAGAAGTATTTCTACTATAGCGATCCCATCTACTTCACCCAGAAAAACTTTTTTTACCTCAAAGAGCTGGGGGAGATCCAGTGGAGTAAGCTCAGCGAGCTTAACCCCTACCGAATCGGCGCGACTCTGGAGTTTAATTACGGGCCTGAGTTTGATTCGGCCGTCGAGCAAAAAGCCATCAGGGTAAGCTGGAGGCCCAGCGACGAAGCCAATATGAAGCGGCTGCATGATGGGAAAATTGATCTCTTTCCCCAAGAACTCTGTGTCGGCTACTACCAAATACAGCTGCTATTCCCCAATGATAGTCACAGGTTCACCCATACCAGGCAGACACTTCTCAAAAATGCCTACCACCTGCTGCTGAGCAAAAAAATTCCACAAAACGCAACGCGGATCAAAATGTTTAACCAGGGTTTAAAGGAGGTTTTCGCCGATGGCGGCGCAGCCAAATACCTTGCCCCGTGCTATCAAAGCAACCAGCAGCACCTTCAACAGAAGCAATAA
- a CDS encoding substrate-binding periplasmic protein produces the protein MITKGWLNPSLRFANQWVCGCLLLWGSYLHAAENQIRVCGVEWPPFSYANPVEKRLERGISIAIYQEAFKRLDVKVEFIQLPWPRCERDVIHGKYDAILDNASLPGYIHPLIPTAFYPLGAYVKQGSPLTNFRWGETSDKRVGMVRGYDYTPKISEHLDWEITLSKSDEQLLLLLDRNRVDYIILDYFAAPILSKKTGVKIRPLNSFLDSTPLYLCFNKKHSALVDRLGPILLDMLLDGTLDKIYQKSLGDSYANIRKHSRMAAP, from the coding sequence ATGATCACCAAGGGATGGCTTAACCCCTCACTAAGGTTTGCAAACCAATGGGTTTGTGGCTGCCTATTACTATGGGGAAGTTACCTCCATGCCGCAGAGAACCAGATCCGAGTCTGTGGTGTCGAGTGGCCCCCTTTTTCCTACGCAAACCCCGTAGAAAAGAGGCTTGAAAGAGGGATATCAATCGCCATCTATCAGGAAGCCTTTAAGCGACTGGATGTTAAGGTGGAGTTTATTCAACTTCCATGGCCCCGCTGTGAGCGAGATGTGATTCACGGTAAATACGATGCAATATTGGATAATGCCAGCCTGCCAGGCTACATCCATCCCCTGATCCCAACCGCTTTCTACCCTCTGGGAGCCTATGTCAAGCAGGGCAGTCCTCTCACGAATTTTCGCTGGGGTGAGACCTCTGATAAGAGAGTCGGCATGGTGAGGGGCTATGACTACACCCCTAAAATCAGCGAGCACCTGGATTGGGAGATAACCCTGAGTAAGTCGGATGAACAGCTGCTACTTTTGTTAGATCGTAACCGGGTGGACTATATCATTCTCGATTACTTCGCCGCCCCCATCCTCTCGAAAAAGACCGGCGTTAAGATCCGCCCATTGAACTCTTTCCTCGACTCCACACCTCTGTACCTGTGTTTCAATAAAAAACACAGCGCACTGGTCGACAGGCTTGGCCCTATCCTGCTGGACATGCTTCTGGACGGCACCCTGGATAAAATTTACCAAAAGAGTCTGGGTGACAGTTATGCCAATATCCGAAAACACTCAAGGATGGCAGCGCCATGA
- a CDS encoding substrate-binding periplasmic protein, whose translation MRWIALLLLGLLTLPSLAAKVVTISSGEWPPWNSKELPGYGLASQIVTRAFTEAGYQTEYHFFPWAEAFDLAKQGKFDASISWGYSQQRAEFFDFSMPIFKTSIYWFYHADSPKKPYNWDDLTRNRPLIIGATKGYIYGDEFESLKGKSGIKIVYAGDDVTNLKKLLNREIDLFPSQLCVGYFLIRTELPQELMQFAHSPSPSAVFDHHLIFSKRNPQTPKLLQDFNQAMTSLTNKGVFRKMGKKCFRQWKSA comes from the coding sequence ATGCGATGGATCGCACTACTTCTGTTGGGACTCTTAACCCTGCCTAGCCTGGCTGCAAAAGTAGTCACCATCAGCAGTGGTGAATGGCCTCCGTGGAACTCAAAAGAGCTCCCGGGATATGGGCTCGCCTCCCAGATAGTGACCCGCGCTTTTACCGAGGCTGGCTATCAAACCGAGTATCACTTTTTCCCCTGGGCTGAGGCCTTTGATCTCGCTAAACAGGGTAAATTCGATGCTTCTATCAGCTGGGGGTACAGCCAACAGCGAGCGGAGTTTTTCGACTTCAGCATGCCAATTTTCAAGACCAGCATCTACTGGTTCTATCATGCCGACAGCCCTAAAAAACCCTATAACTGGGATGACTTAACCCGAAACAGACCTCTTATCATTGGCGCCACCAAGGGGTATATCTATGGCGATGAGTTTGAGTCACTCAAGGGAAAATCAGGGATCAAGATTGTCTATGCCGGCGATGATGTGACTAATCTTAAAAAGCTGCTCAACCGGGAAATTGACCTTTTCCCCAGTCAGCTCTGCGTGGGCTACTTCCTGATCCGAACTGAACTTCCCCAGGAACTGATGCAGTTTGCTCACTCACCCTCGCCCAGTGCCGTTTTTGACCATCACCTGATCTTCAGCAAGCGTAACCCTCAAACCCCGAAATTACTACAGGACTTTAACCAGGCGATGACCAGCCTCACCAATAAAGGAGTGTTTCGCAAAATGGGGAAAAAATGTTTTCGTCAGTGGAAAAGCGCATGA
- a CDS encoding substrate-binding periplasmic protein, with product MNPDAKDPDLTAIVLVACCCSGISRHSYLDRRVAPWTSAQLPGFGTASQIATQAFALENRQAEIEVMPWKDAYNQAKQGKFQATLGWIYNKQRAKDFLYSVPVFRTNYYWFYRKDSPKAPFNWEELDKHKGLRVGITRGYFYGKEFDELKEKGSLTLIEADSDEENFQKLLAGSIDLFPHNLCVGYYQLRYTFVETMTEITHSPFAFSVNNLHLLFNRVSADSPKLLEIFNRGMTKLSKQESFKKTQNKCFRNWKMGT from the coding sequence GTGAACCCTGATGCCAAGGATCCTGATCTCACTGCTATTGTATTGGTGGCTTGCTGCTGCTCAGGCATCTCCCGTCATTCATATCTCGACCGGCGAGTGGCCCCCTGGACCTCGGCACAACTTCCGGGATTTGGTACCGCCTCGCAGATAGCAACGCAGGCCTTTGCCCTTGAGAATCGCCAGGCCGAAATTGAGGTGATGCCCTGGAAAGATGCCTACAATCAGGCAAAACAGGGCAAGTTTCAGGCAACCCTGGGATGGATCTACAACAAGCAGCGCGCTAAAGACTTCCTGTACAGTGTCCCTGTGTTTCGCACCAACTACTACTGGTTTTACCGAAAAGACAGCCCCAAAGCCCCTTTCAACTGGGAGGAGCTTGATAAACACAAGGGGTTAAGAGTTGGGATCACCCGGGGCTATTTTTATGGAAAAGAGTTTGATGAGCTCAAGGAAAAGGGAAGCCTAACCCTGATTGAAGCCGATAGTGATGAGGAGAACTTCCAAAAACTCCTGGCGGGAAGCATCGATCTGTTTCCACACAACCTGTGCGTAGGCTACTACCAGCTTCGTTACACCTTTGTCGAGACTATGACAGAGATCACCCACTCCCCCTTTGCTTTCTCGGTCAACAACCTGCACCTTTTGTTTAACCGGGTTTCCGCGGATAGTCCGAAGCTCCTAGAAATATTTAATCGCGGGATGACCAAGCTGTCCAAGCAGGAGTCCTTTAAGAAGACCCAAAATAAGTGCTTCAGAAACTGGAAGATGGGAACCTGA
- a CDS encoding substrate-binding periplasmic protein — MNARLIFLLWLGTAVCYATPRVEISTGEWPPWISAEMDGYGNGSQIVTQAFALEGYKTRFHFFGWTQAYQRAKQGEFQATFGWIYNKQRAQDFNYSQPVFRANYYWFYLKDNPKAPFDWDTLQNRQDLNIGITRSYWYGEEFDALKRKGRFQIKEASTNLVNFKRLLAGEIDLFPHNLCVGFYQLRHQFTEDMPLIAHSPSPLSVNDIHLIFNKVTPGNLALLETFNRGMNKLRQQKSFKKTMNKCFRNWRLGQQRAVRQ; from the coding sequence ATGAACGCGCGACTGATATTCCTCTTGTGGCTGGGAACAGCGGTCTGTTACGCCACCCCCAGGGTAGAGATCAGCACAGGTGAGTGGCCTCCATGGATCTCGGCCGAGATGGATGGCTATGGAAATGGCTCACAAATAGTCACCCAGGCCTTCGCGCTGGAGGGGTATAAGACCCGCTTTCACTTCTTTGGCTGGACCCAGGCCTACCAACGCGCCAAGCAGGGAGAGTTTCAGGCCACATTTGGCTGGATCTATAACAAGCAACGCGCTCAGGATTTTAATTACAGCCAGCCGGTATTCAGGGCCAACTATTACTGGTTTTACCTAAAAGATAACCCCAAGGCACCTTTTGACTGGGATACACTACAAAACCGCCAGGATCTCAACATAGGGATCACTCGCAGCTACTGGTACGGAGAGGAGTTTGATGCCCTAAAACGCAAGGGACGATTCCAGATCAAAGAGGCCTCGACTAACCTTGTGAACTTCAAGCGACTGCTGGCAGGAGAGATCGATCTCTTTCCCCACAATTTGTGTGTCGGCTTCTATCAATTGCGCCACCAGTTTACCGAAGATATGCCTCTAATTGCCCACTCCCCTTCCCCCCTCTCGGTGAATGATATCCACCTTATCTTTAACAAGGTCACTCCGGGAAACCTGGCCCTGCTTGAAACCTTCAACCGGGGAATGAACAAGCTAAGGCAACAAAAATCTTTCAAAAAAACGATGAATAAATGCTTTCGTAATTGGCGACTCGGTCAACAGAGGGCGGTCCGTCAGTAG
- a CDS encoding substrate-binding periplasmic protein produces MAPWNSEHLPHYGTASQIVSAAFAQQGIETDYEFLPWSQALPQTSQGKYDASISWIRTKDRAREFHYSTPIFSANTYWFYLPSNSSAPFDWENLGKHQGLMVGATKGYRYGQEFDALKQRPLVTVVIANTDTENFERLFKGEIDLFPSNLCTGYYLLRSYFRERIKTISYSPTPLMITDFYLLTSKKSPAGLEVLKQFNLGMEILHKQDSFRKGKKRCFSGWASKNPLSRRAQ; encoded by the coding sequence ATGGCCCCCTGGAACTCTGAGCATCTGCCTCATTATGGAACCGCCTCCCAAATAGTCTCGGCGGCCTTCGCTCAGCAGGGGATCGAAACCGATTATGAGTTTCTCCCCTGGTCACAGGCCCTGCCACAGACCAGCCAGGGTAAGTATGATGCCTCTATCAGCTGGATCCGGACTAAAGACAGAGCAAGAGAGTTCCACTACAGCACTCCCATCTTTAGTGCAAACACCTACTGGTTTTACCTGCCGTCCAATAGTAGTGCTCCCTTTGACTGGGAAAATCTTGGCAAGCATCAGGGGCTGATGGTCGGTGCAACTAAGGGTTATCGCTATGGCCAGGAGTTTGATGCCCTCAAGCAGCGCCCCCTGGTCACCGTAGTGATCGCCAACACAGATACCGAAAACTTTGAGCGATTATTCAAAGGAGAGATCGATCTATTCCCAAGTAACCTGTGTACCGGATACTACCTGCTCCGCAGCTACTTTCGGGAGAGAATAAAAACCATCAGCTACTCCCCAACCCCCCTGATGATCACAGACTTTTACCTGCTCACCAGCAAAAAATCCCCTGCCGGACTCGAGGTTTTGAAGCAATTTAACCTGGGGATGGAGATCCTGCACAAGCAGGACAGTTTTCGTAAAGGCAAGAAACGCTGCTTTAGTGGCTGGGCTTCCAAGAACCCTCTGTCCCGAAGGGCCCAATAG